The Canis aureus isolate CA01 chromosome 11, VMU_Caureus_v.1.0, whole genome shotgun sequence genome has a segment encoding these proteins:
- the PLXNB2 gene encoding plexin-B2 isoform X2, with product MALQLWALTLLGLGVTGAGLRPRKLDMFRSETELNHLVVDEASGVVYLGAVNALYQLSAELQLEQQAATGPALDNKKCTPPIEPSQCHEAVQTDNVNQLLLLDPPGKRLVECGSLFKGICALRALNNISTLLFYEDGSGEKSFVASNDESVSTVGLVSATSPGGERVLFVGKGNGPHDNGIIVSTRLLDRTEGREAFEAYTDHATYKAGYLSANTQQFVAAFEDGLYVFFVFNQQDKHPPQNRTLLARMCKQDPFYYSYLELDLQCRDPSDPQAPRFSTCLAASVAGPGAGRVLYAVFSRDGRSAGGPRAGLCLFPLDEVHAKMEANRNACYTGSREAGRDTFYKPFHGEIQCGGHGTGASESFPCGSEHLPYPLGSRDGLTATAVLQRGGLNLTAVVVTTENGHTVAFLGTSDGRVLKVYLAPDGTSAEYGSILVEINKRIKRDLALSANLTSLYAMTQDKVFRLPVQECHIYPSCQQCRSSQDPYCGWCVVEGRCTRRVECPRAEESGHWLWSRDEACVAVTGAQPQNMSRRAQGEVQLTVSPLPALSEEDELLCLFGNSPAHAARVEGDVVICNSPHTIPRTPAGQDHVAVSIQLRFRRNNTFLTSHQYPFYDCREAMSLAENLPCISCTSNRWTCQWDLRYHECREASPNPEDGIVRAHMEDNCPQFLNPSPLVIPMNHETDVTFQGKNLETVKGSSLHVGSDLLKFEEPVSAQEPGTFFFRTPKLSHDANETLPLHLYVKSYGKNVDSKLQVTLYNCSFGRSDCSLCLAADPAYKCVWCAGQGRCVYEALCSNTTSECPPPVITRIHPETGPLGGGIRITILGSNLGVTADDVKRVTVAGQNCAFEPERYSVSTRIVCAIEAAAGPITRGVTVDVNGKLGHSPPHVQFTYQQPQPLSVDPKQGPQAGGTTLTISGTHLDTGSEEDVRVTLNDVPCKVTQFGAQLQCVTGPQSVLGELPLEIYYGGSRVPSPGVLFTYRENPVLRAFEPLRSFVSGGRSINVTGQGFSLIQRFAMVVIAEPLQSWRQRREAGLLQPTTVVGTEYVFYNDSKVVFSSPAVPEEPEAYNLTALIQMDGHRALLRTEAGAFEYVADPTFENFTGGVKKQVNKLIHARGTNLNKAMTLHEAEAFVGAERCIMKTLTETDLYCEPPEVQPPPKRRQKRDTTHNLPEFIVKFGSREWVLGRVEYDTRASDVPLSLILPLVIVPMVVVIAVSVYCYWRKSQQAEREYEKIKSQLEGLEESVRDRCKKEFTDLMIEMEDQTNDVHEAGIPVLDYKTYTDRVFFLPSKDGDKDVMITGRLDIPESRRSVVEQALYQFSNLLNSKSFLVTFIHTLESQREFSARAKVYFASLLTVALHGKLEYYTDIMRTLFLELMEQYVVAKNPKLMLRRSETVVERMLSNWMSICLYQYLKDSAGEPLYKLFKAIKHQVEKGPVDAVQKKAKYTLNDTGLLGDDVEYAPLTVSVIVQDEGADAIPVKVLNCDTISQVKEKIIDQVYRTQPCSRWPKADSVVLEWRPGSTAQILSDLDLTSQREGRWKRINTLMHYNVRDGATLILSTVGVSQQPEDSQPDLPGERHALLEEENRVWHLVRLADEVDEGKSKRGSVKEKERTKAITEIYLTRLLSVKGTLQQFVDNFFQSVLAPGHAVPPAVKYFFDFLDEQAEKHDIKDEDTIHIWKTNSLPLRFWVNILKNPHFIFDVHVHEVVDSSLSVIAQTFMDACTRTEHKLSRDSPSNKLLYAKEISTYKKMVEDYYKGIRQMVQVSDQDMNTHLAEISRAHTDSLNTLVALHQLYQYTQKYYDEIINALEEDPAAQKMQLAFRLQQIAAALENKVTDL from the exons ATGGCTCTGCAGCTCTGGGCGCTGACCCTCCTGGGCCTGGGGGTCACGGGTGCAGGACTGCGGCCCCGAAAGCTGGACATGTTCCGCAGCGAGACGGAGCTGAACCACCTGGTGGTGGACGAGGCGTCGGGTGTGGTATACCTGGGGGCGGTGAACGCGCTCTACCAGCTGAGCGCCGAGCTGCAGCTGGAGCAGCAGGCGGCCACCGGCCCGGCCCTGGACAACAAGAAGTGCACGCCGCCCATTGAGCCGAGCCAGTGCCATGAGGCTGTGCAGACGGACAACGTCAACCAGCTCCTGCTGCTGGACCCTCCCGGGAAGCGCCTGGTCGAGTGCGGCAGCCTCTTCAAGGGCATCTGTGCCCTGCGTGCGCTCAACAACATCTCCACGCTGCTCTTCTACGAGGACGGTAGTGGCGAGAAGTCTTTCGTGGCCAGCAACGACGAGAGTGTGAGCACGGTGGGGCTGGTGAGCGCCACAAGCCCTGGCGGCGAGCGTGTTCTGTTCGTGGGCAAAGGCAACGGGCCGCACGACAACGGCATCATCGTGAGCACGCGCCTGCTGGACCGGACCGAGGGCAGGGAGGCCTTCGAGGCCTACACGGACCACGCCACCTACAAGGCCGGGTACCTGTCCGCCAACACGCAGCAGTTTGTGGCCGCCTTTGAGGACGGCCTCTACGTCTTCTTCGTCTTCAACCAGCAGGACAAGCACCCGCCGCAGAACCGCACGCTCCTGGCTCGCATGTGCAAGCAGGACCCCTTCTACTACTCCTACCTGGAGCTGGACCTGCAGTGCCGCGACCCCAGCGACCCCCAGGCACCCCGCTTCAGCACGTGCCTGGCGGCCTCCGTGGCTGGGCCGGGTGCCGGCAGGGTGCTGTACGCCGTGTTCAGCAGGGATGGCCGGAGCGCCGGGGGCCCCCGCGCAGGCCTCTGTCTGTTCCCGCTCGACGAGGTCCACGCCAAGATGGAGGCCAACCGCAACGCCTGCTACACCGGCTCCCGGGAGGCGGGTCGAGACACCTTCTACAAGCCCTTCCACGGCGAAATCCAGTGTGGCGGCCACGGAACG GGCGCCAGCGAGAGCTTCCCGTGCGGCTCGGAGCACCTGCCCTACCCGCTGGGCAGCAGAGACGGACTCACAGCCACGGCCGTGCTGCAGCGTGGCGGCCTGAACCTGACAGCCGTGGTGGTGACCACCGAGAATGGCCACACGGTCGCCTTCCTGGGCACCTCCGACGGCCGGGTCCTCAAG GTGTACCTTGCCCCGGACGGCACCTCCGCGGAGTACGGCTCCATCCTCGTGGAGATCAACAAGAGAATCAAGCGGGACCTGGCACTGTCTGCCAACCTGACCAGTCTCTACGCCATGACCCAGGACAAG GTGTTCCGGCTGCCGGTCCAGGAGTGTCACATCTACCCAAGCTGCCAGCAGTGCCGCAGCTCACAGGACCCCTACTGCGGCTGGTGCGTTGTCGAGGGACG ATGCACCAGGAGGGTTGAGTGCCCTCGGGCAGAGGAGAGCGGCCACTGGCTGTGGAGCCGTGACGAGGCCTGTGTGGCTGTCACCGGAGCGCAGCCCCAGAACATGAGCCGACGGGCACAGGGCGAG GTGCAGCTGACCGTcagccccctcccagccctgagcGAGGAGGACGAGCTGCTGTGCCTCTTCGGGAATTCGCCGGCACACGCTGCCCGCGTGGAAGGGGACGTGGTCATCTGCAACTCCCCGCACACCATTCCTCGCACACCGGCCGGCCAAG ACCACGTGGCCGTGAGCATCCAGCTGCGCTTCAGACGCAACAACACCTTCCTCACGTCCCACCAGTACCCATTCTACGACTGTCGGGAGGCCATGAGCCTGGCAGAGAACCTGCC GTGCATCTCCTGCACAAGCAACCGCTGGACCTGCCAGTGGGACCTGCGCTACCACGAGTGTCGGGAGGCCTCCCCCAACCCCGAGGACGGCATCGTCCGCGCCCACATG GAGGACAACTGCCCCCAGTTCCTGAACCCCAGCCCCCTGGTCATCCCCATGAACCACGAGACAGATGTGACCTTCCAGGGCAAGAACCTGGAGACGGTGAAG GGTTCCTCTCTGCACGTGGGCAGTGACCTGCTCAAGTTTGAGGAGCCGGTGAGCGCCCAGGAACCAGGAACCTTCTTCTTTCGGACCCCAAAG CTCTCCCACGACGCCAACGAGACCCTGCCTTTGCACCTGTACGTCAAGTCCTACGGCAAGAACGTTGACAGCAAGCTCCAAG TCACCCTGTACAACTGCTCCTTCGGCCGGAGCGACTGCAGCCTGTGCCTGGCGGCCGACCCAGCGTACAAGTGCGTGTGGTGCGCCGGGCAGGGCAGGTGCGTGTACGAGGCTCTGTGCAGCAACACCACCTCCGAGTGCCCACCGCCCGTCATCACCAGG ATCCATCCTGAGACGGGCCCACTGGGCGGGGGCATTCGAATCACTATCTTGGGGTCCAATTTGGGGGTCACCGCGGATGACGTCAAGAGGGTCACCGTGGCAGGCCAGAACTGCGCCTTTGAGCCAGAGCGCTACTCCGTGTCCACCCG GATCGTGTGTGCCATTGAGGCTGCGGCGGGGCCCATCACCAGGGGCGTCACGGTGGACGTCAACGGGAAGCTGGGTCACTCACCACCCCATGTCCAGTTCACCTACCAG cagccccagcccctcaGCGTGGACCCAAAACAGGGGCCACAGGCCGGAGGCACCACACTGACCATCAGCGGCACCCATCTGGACACGGGCTCTGAGGAGGACGTGCGGGTGACCCTCAACGACGTCCCCTGTAAAGT GACGCAGTTTGGGGCACAGCTGCAGTGTGTCACCGGCCCACAGTCCGTGCTGGGGGAGCTGCCCCTGGAGATTTACTACGGGGGCTCCCGGGTGCCCAGCCCCGGCGTCCTCTTCACCTACCGCGAGAACCCAGTGCTACGGGCCTTCGAACCACTGCGAAGCTTCGTCAG TGGTGGCCGTAGCATCAACGTCACGGGCCAGGGCTTCAGCCTCATCCAGAGATTCGCTATGGTGGTCATAGCCGAGCCCCTGCAGTCCTGGCGGCAGCGGCGGGAGGCCGGGCTCCTGCAGCCCACGACG GTCGTGGGCACGGAGTACGTGTTCTACAACGACTCCAAGGTCGTGTTCTCGTCCCCGGCGGTCCCCGAGGAGCCCGAGGCCTACAACCTCACGGCCCTCATCCAGATGGACGGGCACCGTGCCCTGCTCAGGACTGAGGCCGGGGCCTTTGAGTACGTGGCCGACCCCACCTTTGAGAACTTCACGGGGGGCGTCAAGAAGCAGGTCAACAAGCTCATCCATGCCCGG GGCACAAACCTCAACAAGGCAATGACGCTTCATGAGGCCGAGGCCTTTGTGGGTGCCGAACGGTGCATCATGAAGACGCTGACAGAGACGGATCTGTACTGCGAGCCTCCCGAGGTGCAGCCTCCCCCGAAGCGGCGGCAGAAGAGGGACACGACGCATAACCTGCCTGAGTTCATC GTGAAATTCGGGTCTCGGGAGTGGGTCCTGGGCCGTGTGGAGTATGACACGAGGGCGAGCGACGTGCCACTCAGCCTCATCCTGCCACTGGTCATCGTGCCCATGGTGGTGGTCATTGCCGTGTCTGTCTACTGCTACTG GAGGAAGAGCCAACAGGCGGAGCGCGAATACGAGAAGATCAAGTCCCAGCTGGAGGGCCTGGAGGAGAGCGTGCGGGACCGCTGCAAGAAGGAGTTCACAG ACCTGATGATCGAGATGGAGGACCAGACCAACGATGTGCACGAGGCGGGCATCCCGGTGCTGGACTACAAGACCTACACCGACCGCGTCTTCTTCCTGCCCTCGAAGGACGGCGACAAGGACGTGATGATCACGGGCCGACTGGACATCCCCGAGTCCCGGCGGTCTGTGGTGGAGCAGGCCCTGTACCAGTTCTCCAACCTGCTCAACAGCAAGTCTTTTCTGGTCACT TTTATCCACACCCTGGAGAGCCAGCGCGAGTTCTCCGCCCGCGCCAAGGTCTACTTCGCGTCCCTGCTGACAGTGGCGCTGCACGGGAAGCTGGAGTACTACACGGACATCATGCGCACGCTCTTCCTAGAGCTCATGGAGCAGTATGTGGTGGCCAAGAACCCCAAGCTGATGCTGCGCAG GTCCGAGACGGTGGTAGAGAGGATGTTGTCCAACTGGATGTCCATCTGCCTGTACCAGTACCTCAAG GACAGCGCCGGCGAGCCCCTGTACAAGCTATTCAAGGCCATCAAGCATCAGGTGGAGAAGGGGCCCGTCGATGCCGTGCAGAAGAAGGCCAAGTACACGCTCAACGATACGGGGCTGCTGGGCGATGATGTGGAGTACGCACCCCTG ACAGTGAGCGTGATCGTCCAAGACGAAGGCGCAGATGCCATCCCAGTCAAGGTCCTCAACTGTGACACCATCTCCCAGGTCAAGGAGAAGATCATCGACCAGGTGTACCGCACGCAGCCGTGCTCCCGCTGGCCAAAGGCTGACAGTGTGGTCCTCG AGTGGCGTCCAGGCTCCACGGCCCAGATCCTGTCAGACCTGGACCTGACCTCCCAGCGGGAGGGCCGGTGGAAGCGCATCAACACCCTGATGCACTACAAC GTCCGGGACGGAGCCACGCTCATCCTGTCCACGGTGGGAGTGTCACAGCAGCCGGAGGACAGCCAGCCGGACCTGCCCGGGGAGC GCCACGCCCTCCTGGAGGAGGAGAACCGCGTGTGGCACCTGGTGCGGCTGGCGGACGAGGTGGATGAGGGCAAGTCCAAGCGGGGCAGCGTGAAGGAGAAGGAGCGTACCAAGGCCATCACCGAGATCTACCTGACGCGTCTGCTGTCCGTCAAG GGCACACTGCAGCAGTTCGTGGACAACTTCTTCCAGAGCGTCCTGGCACCCGGACACGCGGTGCCACCAGCCGTCAAGTATTTCTTCGACTTCCTGGACGAGCAGGCGGAGAAGCACGACATCAAGGACGAGGACACCATCCACATCTGGAAGACCAACAG tttaccACTCCGGTTCTGGGTGAACATTCTCAAGAACCCGCACTTCATCTTCGACGTGCACGTTCACGAGGTGGTGGACTCCTCCCTGTCGGTCATTGCGCAGACCTTCATGGACGCCTGTACGCGCACCGAGCACAAGCTGAGCCGC GACTCCCCCAGCAACAAGCTGCTCTACGCCAAGGAGATCTCCACCTATAAGAAGATGGTAGAGGA TTATTACAAGGGAATCCGACAGATGGTGCAGGTCAGCGACCAGGACATGAACACACACTTGGCAGAGATTTCGCGG gcGCACACAGACTCCCTGAACACCCTTGTGGCCCTGCACCAGCTCTACCAGTACACGCAGAAGTACTACGACGAG ATCATCAATGCCCTGGAGGAGGATCCCGCCGCGCAGAAGATGCAGCTGGCCTTTCGCCTCCAGCAGATCGCGGCTGCGCTGGAGAACAAAGTCACAGACCTCTGA
- the PLXNB2 gene encoding plexin-B2 isoform X1 has translation MALQLWALTLLGLGVTGAGLRPRKLDMFRSETELNHLVVDEASGVVYLGAVNALYQLSAELQLEQQAATGPALDNKKCTPPIEPSQCHEAVQTDNVNQLLLLDPPGKRLVECGSLFKGICALRALNNISTLLFYEDGSGEKSFVASNDESVSTVGLVSATSPGGERVLFVGKGNGPHDNGIIVSTRLLDRTEGREAFEAYTDHATYKAGYLSANTQQFVAAFEDGLYVFFVFNQQDKHPPQNRTLLARMCKQDPFYYSYLELDLQCRDPSDPQAPRFSTCLAASVAGPGAGRVLYAVFSRDGRSAGGPRAGLCLFPLDEVHAKMEANRNACYTGSREAGRDTFYKPFHGEIQCGGHGTGASESFPCGSEHLPYPLGSRDGLTATAVLQRGGLNLTAVVVTTENGHTVAFLGTSDGRVLKVYLAPDGTSAEYGSILVEINKRIKRDLALSANLTSLYAMTQDKVFRLPVQECHIYPSCQQCRSSQDPYCGWCVVEGRCTRRVECPRAEESGHWLWSRDEACVAVTGAQPQNMSRRAQGEVQLTVSPLPALSEEDELLCLFGNSPAHAARVEGDVVICNSPHTIPRTPAGQDHVAVSIQLRFRRNNTFLTSHQYPFYDCREAMSLAENLPCISCTSNRWTCQWDLRYHECREASPNPEDGIVRAHMEDNCPQFLNPSPLVIPMNHETDVTFQGKNLETVKGSSLHVGSDLLKFEEPVSAQEPGTFFFRTPKLSHDANETLPLHLYVKSYGKNVDSKLQVTLYNCSFGRSDCSLCLAADPAYKCVWCAGQGRCVYEALCSNTTSECPPPVITRIHPETGPLGGGIRITILGSNLGVTADDVKRVTVAGQNCAFEPERYSVSTRIVCAIEAAAGPITRGVTVDVNGKLGHSPPHVQFTYQQPQPLSVDPKQGPQAGGTTLTISGTHLDTGSEEDVRVTLNDVPCKVTQFGAQLQCVTGPQSVLGELPLEIYYGGSRVPSPGVLFTYRENPVLRAFEPLRSFVSGGRSINVTGQGFSLIQRFAMVVIAEPLQSWRQRREAGLLQPTTVVGTEYVFYNDSKVVFSSPAVPEEPEAYNLTALIQMDGHRALLRTEAGAFEYVADPTFENFTGGVKKQVNKLIHARAACSPQGTNLNKAMTLHEAEAFVGAERCIMKTLTETDLYCEPPEVQPPPKRRQKRDTTHNLPEFIVKFGSREWVLGRVEYDTRASDVPLSLILPLVIVPMVVVIAVSVYCYWRKSQQAEREYEKIKSQLEGLEESVRDRCKKEFTDLMIEMEDQTNDVHEAGIPVLDYKTYTDRVFFLPSKDGDKDVMITGRLDIPESRRSVVEQALYQFSNLLNSKSFLVTFIHTLESQREFSARAKVYFASLLTVALHGKLEYYTDIMRTLFLELMEQYVVAKNPKLMLRRSETVVERMLSNWMSICLYQYLKDSAGEPLYKLFKAIKHQVEKGPVDAVQKKAKYTLNDTGLLGDDVEYAPLTVSVIVQDEGADAIPVKVLNCDTISQVKEKIIDQVYRTQPCSRWPKADSVVLEWRPGSTAQILSDLDLTSQREGRWKRINTLMHYNVRDGATLILSTVGVSQQPEDSQPDLPGERHALLEEENRVWHLVRLADEVDEGKSKRGSVKEKERTKAITEIYLTRLLSVKGTLQQFVDNFFQSVLAPGHAVPPAVKYFFDFLDEQAEKHDIKDEDTIHIWKTNSLPLRFWVNILKNPHFIFDVHVHEVVDSSLSVIAQTFMDACTRTEHKLSRDSPSNKLLYAKEISTYKKMVEDYYKGIRQMVQVSDQDMNTHLAEISRAHTDSLNTLVALHQLYQYTQKYYDEIINALEEDPAAQKMQLAFRLQQIAAALENKVTDL, from the exons ATGGCTCTGCAGCTCTGGGCGCTGACCCTCCTGGGCCTGGGGGTCACGGGTGCAGGACTGCGGCCCCGAAAGCTGGACATGTTCCGCAGCGAGACGGAGCTGAACCACCTGGTGGTGGACGAGGCGTCGGGTGTGGTATACCTGGGGGCGGTGAACGCGCTCTACCAGCTGAGCGCCGAGCTGCAGCTGGAGCAGCAGGCGGCCACCGGCCCGGCCCTGGACAACAAGAAGTGCACGCCGCCCATTGAGCCGAGCCAGTGCCATGAGGCTGTGCAGACGGACAACGTCAACCAGCTCCTGCTGCTGGACCCTCCCGGGAAGCGCCTGGTCGAGTGCGGCAGCCTCTTCAAGGGCATCTGTGCCCTGCGTGCGCTCAACAACATCTCCACGCTGCTCTTCTACGAGGACGGTAGTGGCGAGAAGTCTTTCGTGGCCAGCAACGACGAGAGTGTGAGCACGGTGGGGCTGGTGAGCGCCACAAGCCCTGGCGGCGAGCGTGTTCTGTTCGTGGGCAAAGGCAACGGGCCGCACGACAACGGCATCATCGTGAGCACGCGCCTGCTGGACCGGACCGAGGGCAGGGAGGCCTTCGAGGCCTACACGGACCACGCCACCTACAAGGCCGGGTACCTGTCCGCCAACACGCAGCAGTTTGTGGCCGCCTTTGAGGACGGCCTCTACGTCTTCTTCGTCTTCAACCAGCAGGACAAGCACCCGCCGCAGAACCGCACGCTCCTGGCTCGCATGTGCAAGCAGGACCCCTTCTACTACTCCTACCTGGAGCTGGACCTGCAGTGCCGCGACCCCAGCGACCCCCAGGCACCCCGCTTCAGCACGTGCCTGGCGGCCTCCGTGGCTGGGCCGGGTGCCGGCAGGGTGCTGTACGCCGTGTTCAGCAGGGATGGCCGGAGCGCCGGGGGCCCCCGCGCAGGCCTCTGTCTGTTCCCGCTCGACGAGGTCCACGCCAAGATGGAGGCCAACCGCAACGCCTGCTACACCGGCTCCCGGGAGGCGGGTCGAGACACCTTCTACAAGCCCTTCCACGGCGAAATCCAGTGTGGCGGCCACGGAACG GGCGCCAGCGAGAGCTTCCCGTGCGGCTCGGAGCACCTGCCCTACCCGCTGGGCAGCAGAGACGGACTCACAGCCACGGCCGTGCTGCAGCGTGGCGGCCTGAACCTGACAGCCGTGGTGGTGACCACCGAGAATGGCCACACGGTCGCCTTCCTGGGCACCTCCGACGGCCGGGTCCTCAAG GTGTACCTTGCCCCGGACGGCACCTCCGCGGAGTACGGCTCCATCCTCGTGGAGATCAACAAGAGAATCAAGCGGGACCTGGCACTGTCTGCCAACCTGACCAGTCTCTACGCCATGACCCAGGACAAG GTGTTCCGGCTGCCGGTCCAGGAGTGTCACATCTACCCAAGCTGCCAGCAGTGCCGCAGCTCACAGGACCCCTACTGCGGCTGGTGCGTTGTCGAGGGACG ATGCACCAGGAGGGTTGAGTGCCCTCGGGCAGAGGAGAGCGGCCACTGGCTGTGGAGCCGTGACGAGGCCTGTGTGGCTGTCACCGGAGCGCAGCCCCAGAACATGAGCCGACGGGCACAGGGCGAG GTGCAGCTGACCGTcagccccctcccagccctgagcGAGGAGGACGAGCTGCTGTGCCTCTTCGGGAATTCGCCGGCACACGCTGCCCGCGTGGAAGGGGACGTGGTCATCTGCAACTCCCCGCACACCATTCCTCGCACACCGGCCGGCCAAG ACCACGTGGCCGTGAGCATCCAGCTGCGCTTCAGACGCAACAACACCTTCCTCACGTCCCACCAGTACCCATTCTACGACTGTCGGGAGGCCATGAGCCTGGCAGAGAACCTGCC GTGCATCTCCTGCACAAGCAACCGCTGGACCTGCCAGTGGGACCTGCGCTACCACGAGTGTCGGGAGGCCTCCCCCAACCCCGAGGACGGCATCGTCCGCGCCCACATG GAGGACAACTGCCCCCAGTTCCTGAACCCCAGCCCCCTGGTCATCCCCATGAACCACGAGACAGATGTGACCTTCCAGGGCAAGAACCTGGAGACGGTGAAG GGTTCCTCTCTGCACGTGGGCAGTGACCTGCTCAAGTTTGAGGAGCCGGTGAGCGCCCAGGAACCAGGAACCTTCTTCTTTCGGACCCCAAAG CTCTCCCACGACGCCAACGAGACCCTGCCTTTGCACCTGTACGTCAAGTCCTACGGCAAGAACGTTGACAGCAAGCTCCAAG TCACCCTGTACAACTGCTCCTTCGGCCGGAGCGACTGCAGCCTGTGCCTGGCGGCCGACCCAGCGTACAAGTGCGTGTGGTGCGCCGGGCAGGGCAGGTGCGTGTACGAGGCTCTGTGCAGCAACACCACCTCCGAGTGCCCACCGCCCGTCATCACCAGG ATCCATCCTGAGACGGGCCCACTGGGCGGGGGCATTCGAATCACTATCTTGGGGTCCAATTTGGGGGTCACCGCGGATGACGTCAAGAGGGTCACCGTGGCAGGCCAGAACTGCGCCTTTGAGCCAGAGCGCTACTCCGTGTCCACCCG GATCGTGTGTGCCATTGAGGCTGCGGCGGGGCCCATCACCAGGGGCGTCACGGTGGACGTCAACGGGAAGCTGGGTCACTCACCACCCCATGTCCAGTTCACCTACCAG cagccccagcccctcaGCGTGGACCCAAAACAGGGGCCACAGGCCGGAGGCACCACACTGACCATCAGCGGCACCCATCTGGACACGGGCTCTGAGGAGGACGTGCGGGTGACCCTCAACGACGTCCCCTGTAAAGT GACGCAGTTTGGGGCACAGCTGCAGTGTGTCACCGGCCCACAGTCCGTGCTGGGGGAGCTGCCCCTGGAGATTTACTACGGGGGCTCCCGGGTGCCCAGCCCCGGCGTCCTCTTCACCTACCGCGAGAACCCAGTGCTACGGGCCTTCGAACCACTGCGAAGCTTCGTCAG TGGTGGCCGTAGCATCAACGTCACGGGCCAGGGCTTCAGCCTCATCCAGAGATTCGCTATGGTGGTCATAGCCGAGCCCCTGCAGTCCTGGCGGCAGCGGCGGGAGGCCGGGCTCCTGCAGCCCACGACG GTCGTGGGCACGGAGTACGTGTTCTACAACGACTCCAAGGTCGTGTTCTCGTCCCCGGCGGTCCCCGAGGAGCCCGAGGCCTACAACCTCACGGCCCTCATCCAGATGGACGGGCACCGTGCCCTGCTCAGGACTGAGGCCGGGGCCTTTGAGTACGTGGCCGACCCCACCTTTGAGAACTTCACGGGGGGCGTCAAGAAGCAGGTCAACAAGCTCATCCATGCCCGG GCCGCGTGCTCCCCCCAGGGCACAAACCTCAACAAGGCAATGACGCTTCATGAGGCCGAGGCCTTTGTGGGTGCCGAACGGTGCATCATGAAGACGCTGACAGAGACGGATCTGTACTGCGAGCCTCCCGAGGTGCAGCCTCCCCCGAAGCGGCGGCAGAAGAGGGACACGACGCATAACCTGCCTGAGTTCATC GTGAAATTCGGGTCTCGGGAGTGGGTCCTGGGCCGTGTGGAGTATGACACGAGGGCGAGCGACGTGCCACTCAGCCTCATCCTGCCACTGGTCATCGTGCCCATGGTGGTGGTCATTGCCGTGTCTGTCTACTGCTACTG GAGGAAGAGCCAACAGGCGGAGCGCGAATACGAGAAGATCAAGTCCCAGCTGGAGGGCCTGGAGGAGAGCGTGCGGGACCGCTGCAAGAAGGAGTTCACAG ACCTGATGATCGAGATGGAGGACCAGACCAACGATGTGCACGAGGCGGGCATCCCGGTGCTGGACTACAAGACCTACACCGACCGCGTCTTCTTCCTGCCCTCGAAGGACGGCGACAAGGACGTGATGATCACGGGCCGACTGGACATCCCCGAGTCCCGGCGGTCTGTGGTGGAGCAGGCCCTGTACCAGTTCTCCAACCTGCTCAACAGCAAGTCTTTTCTGGTCACT TTTATCCACACCCTGGAGAGCCAGCGCGAGTTCTCCGCCCGCGCCAAGGTCTACTTCGCGTCCCTGCTGACAGTGGCGCTGCACGGGAAGCTGGAGTACTACACGGACATCATGCGCACGCTCTTCCTAGAGCTCATGGAGCAGTATGTGGTGGCCAAGAACCCCAAGCTGATGCTGCGCAG GTCCGAGACGGTGGTAGAGAGGATGTTGTCCAACTGGATGTCCATCTGCCTGTACCAGTACCTCAAG GACAGCGCCGGCGAGCCCCTGTACAAGCTATTCAAGGCCATCAAGCATCAGGTGGAGAAGGGGCCCGTCGATGCCGTGCAGAAGAAGGCCAAGTACACGCTCAACGATACGGGGCTGCTGGGCGATGATGTGGAGTACGCACCCCTG ACAGTGAGCGTGATCGTCCAAGACGAAGGCGCAGATGCCATCCCAGTCAAGGTCCTCAACTGTGACACCATCTCCCAGGTCAAGGAGAAGATCATCGACCAGGTGTACCGCACGCAGCCGTGCTCCCGCTGGCCAAAGGCTGACAGTGTGGTCCTCG AGTGGCGTCCAGGCTCCACGGCCCAGATCCTGTCAGACCTGGACCTGACCTCCCAGCGGGAGGGCCGGTGGAAGCGCATCAACACCCTGATGCACTACAAC GTCCGGGACGGAGCCACGCTCATCCTGTCCACGGTGGGAGTGTCACAGCAGCCGGAGGACAGCCAGCCGGACCTGCCCGGGGAGC GCCACGCCCTCCTGGAGGAGGAGAACCGCGTGTGGCACCTGGTGCGGCTGGCGGACGAGGTGGATGAGGGCAAGTCCAAGCGGGGCAGCGTGAAGGAGAAGGAGCGTACCAAGGCCATCACCGAGATCTACCTGACGCGTCTGCTGTCCGTCAAG GGCACACTGCAGCAGTTCGTGGACAACTTCTTCCAGAGCGTCCTGGCACCCGGACACGCGGTGCCACCAGCCGTCAAGTATTTCTTCGACTTCCTGGACGAGCAGGCGGAGAAGCACGACATCAAGGACGAGGACACCATCCACATCTGGAAGACCAACAG tttaccACTCCGGTTCTGGGTGAACATTCTCAAGAACCCGCACTTCATCTTCGACGTGCACGTTCACGAGGTGGTGGACTCCTCCCTGTCGGTCATTGCGCAGACCTTCATGGACGCCTGTACGCGCACCGAGCACAAGCTGAGCCGC GACTCCCCCAGCAACAAGCTGCTCTACGCCAAGGAGATCTCCACCTATAAGAAGATGGTAGAGGA TTATTACAAGGGAATCCGACAGATGGTGCAGGTCAGCGACCAGGACATGAACACACACTTGGCAGAGATTTCGCGG gcGCACACAGACTCCCTGAACACCCTTGTGGCCCTGCACCAGCTCTACCAGTACACGCAGAAGTACTACGACGAG ATCATCAATGCCCTGGAGGAGGATCCCGCCGCGCAGAAGATGCAGCTGGCCTTTCGCCTCCAGCAGATCGCGGCTGCGCTGGAGAACAAAGTCACAGACCTCTGA